The following coding sequences are from one Ramlibacter henchirensis window:
- a CDS encoding DUF3047 domain-containing protein, whose protein sequence is MRLKVVRSGACAAIASAAAFLAGCACAPPAVDGIAATEWAQASRFAPGKLVPPPRWEHMPLPGKAQVRFVGVHNDDRAALSATAESAASVVRQRVRIEPDVLGRLRFSWKVPQLIETADLATREADDAPVRVILAFEGDRSRFSPKDALLSELMRTLMGEEMPYATLMYVWCNKRPPGSVVRSPRTDRIRKLVLESGPGRLGQWIDYDRDLRADFQRAFGERPSALIGIAVMTDSDNTRSTTNALYGPLRHVSPAARDGR, encoded by the coding sequence TTGCGGCTGAAGGTGGTCAGGAGCGGTGCGTGCGCGGCCATCGCGAGCGCCGCCGCATTCCTGGCCGGATGCGCTTGCGCTCCCCCGGCTGTCGATGGCATCGCAGCCACCGAGTGGGCGCAAGCCTCGCGGTTTGCGCCGGGCAAGCTCGTACCGCCGCCGCGCTGGGAGCACATGCCGCTGCCCGGCAAGGCGCAGGTTCGATTCGTTGGTGTGCACAACGACGATCGCGCCGCGCTTTCAGCCACGGCCGAATCGGCGGCGAGCGTGGTGCGGCAGCGCGTTCGCATCGAGCCGGACGTACTCGGCCGGCTGCGCTTTTCCTGGAAGGTGCCGCAGCTCATCGAGACGGCGGACCTCGCCACGCGCGAGGCCGACGACGCTCCGGTGCGCGTCATCCTGGCGTTCGAGGGAGACCGCTCCCGCTTCTCGCCGAAGGACGCGCTCCTGTCCGAGCTGATGCGCACGCTCATGGGGGAGGAGATGCCGTACGCGACGCTGATGTACGTGTGGTGCAACAAGCGGCCGCCGGGAAGCGTCGTGCGAAGCCCCCGGACGGACCGGATCCGCAAGCTGGTGCTGGAGTCGGGACCTGGCCGCCTCGGCCAATGGATCGACTACGACCGCGACCTGCGCGCCGACTTCCAGCGCGCCTTCGGTGAGCGGCCCAGCGCGCTGATCGGCATCGCGGTCATGACGGACAGCGACAACACCCGCAGCACAACGAACGCCCTCTACGGCCCTCTGCGGCACGTCTCCCCGGCCGCGCGCGACGGCCGCTGA
- a CDS encoding ABC transporter ATP-binding protein: protein MSLLEVKNLVVEFPGRRGTLRALDDISFSIAPGEILGVVGESGAGKSLTGASIIGLLEPPGRVASGQILLEGQRIDNLSQDQMRHVRGRRIGAIFQDPLTSLNPLYTIGRQLTETIQTHLPVDAAEARKRAIRLLEDTGIPAAAERIDHFPHQFSGGMRQRVVIALALAAEPKLIVADEPTTALDVSIQAQIIQLLKRICKDRGAAVMLITHDMGVIAETCDRVAVMYAGRIAEIGPVHEVINTPAHPYTMGLMASIPDMEVERERLNQIDGAMPRLNAIPPGCPYNPRCPRAFERCTRERPELLAAGATRAACWLHDAHQSTALAGATA from the coding sequence ATGAGCCTTCTCGAAGTCAAGAACCTGGTCGTCGAGTTCCCCGGCCGCCGCGGGACGCTGCGCGCGCTGGACGACATCTCCTTCTCCATCGCGCCGGGCGAGATCCTGGGCGTGGTGGGCGAATCGGGCGCGGGCAAGAGCCTGACCGGCGCGTCCATCATCGGCCTGCTCGAGCCGCCCGGGCGCGTCGCTTCGGGCCAGATCCTGCTGGAAGGCCAGCGCATCGACAACCTGTCGCAGGACCAGATGCGCCACGTGCGCGGCCGCAGGATCGGCGCGATCTTCCAGGACCCGCTGACGTCGCTCAATCCGCTCTACACGATCGGCCGGCAACTCACCGAGACCATCCAGACGCACCTGCCCGTGGACGCGGCCGAGGCGCGCAAGCGCGCCATCCGGCTGCTGGAAGACACCGGCATCCCGGCGGCCGCCGAGCGCATCGACCACTTCCCGCACCAGTTCTCCGGCGGCATGCGCCAGCGGGTGGTGATCGCGCTGGCGCTCGCAGCGGAACCGAAGCTGATCGTGGCGGACGAGCCCACCACAGCGCTGGACGTCTCGATCCAGGCGCAGATCATCCAACTGCTCAAGCGCATCTGCAAAGACCGCGGCGCGGCCGTCATGCTGATCACGCACGACATGGGCGTGATCGCCGAGACCTGCGACCGCGTGGCCGTGATGTACGCCGGACGCATCGCGGAGATCGGCCCGGTGCACGAAGTCATCAACACGCCCGCACATCCCTACACGATGGGCCTGATGGCGTCCATCCCGGACATGGAGGTCGAGCGCGAACGGCTAAACCAGATCGACGGCGCGATGCCGCGGCTGAACGCCATCCCGCCCGGCTGCCCCTACAACCCGCGCTGCCCGCGCGCGTTCGAGCGCTGCACGCGCGAGCGCCCGGAGCTGCTGGCCGCCGGCGCCACCCGCGCCGCCTGCTGGCTGCACGACGCGCACCAGTCCACCGCACTGGCAGGAGCCACGGCATGA
- a CDS encoding ABC transporter substrate-binding protein yields the protein MKMKTTLQYAALLCAFAGATSAQTVRVANQGDALSMDPHSLNESLQLSVTSNVYEPLVGRNKDLSLAPSLATSWKQTSPTVWRFELRKGVQFHDGSPFTADDVLFSMARTQVEGSDMKSYTNDVKQVRKVDDHTVEIETNAPFPILPDVLTQVFIMSKRWCETNQATRPVDRRKGIENAASFRANGTGPYRLRERQPNVRTTFVRNGNYWGKIEGNVQEVVFTPIGNDATRVAALLSGEVDVMEPVPVQDIDRISNSPNAQAMVAPELRTIFLGMDQKRDELLYSSVKGKNPFKDKRVRQAFYQAIDIEGIKRTVMRNVSLPTGLMIGPGINGFTQEQNKRLPYDPDGAKKLLADAGYPNGFEVTMNCPNDRYVNDARICQTVAANLSRIGVKINLAAETKGTYFPKILRRDTSFYLLGWTPSTYDAHNAMNSVMSCPDDKGAGQFNLGSYCNPEFDKLTRAVQSETDKAKRMAMIKQAFDIHANDIGHLPLHQQSLAWGVSKKVKVVQRGDNYLDFKWINVNNTNGR from the coding sequence ATGAAGATGAAGACCACGCTGCAGTACGCCGCCCTGCTGTGCGCCTTCGCGGGCGCCACGTCCGCGCAGACGGTGCGCGTCGCCAACCAGGGTGACGCGCTCTCGATGGACCCGCACTCGCTCAACGAGTCGCTGCAGCTCTCGGTCACCAGCAACGTCTACGAGCCGCTGGTGGGCCGCAACAAGGACCTGTCGCTGGCGCCGTCGCTGGCCACCTCCTGGAAGCAGACCTCCCCGACGGTCTGGCGCTTCGAACTGCGCAAGGGCGTGCAGTTCCATGACGGCTCGCCGTTCACTGCCGACGACGTGCTCTTCTCGATGGCCCGCACGCAGGTGGAGGGCTCGGACATGAAGAGCTACACCAACGACGTCAAGCAGGTGCGCAAGGTCGACGACCACACCGTCGAGATCGAGACCAACGCGCCGTTCCCGATCCTGCCCGACGTGCTCACGCAAGTCTTCATCATGAGCAAGCGCTGGTGCGAGACCAACCAGGCCACGCGCCCGGTGGACCGCCGCAAGGGCATCGAGAACGCTGCTTCATTCCGCGCCAACGGCACCGGCCCGTACCGCCTGCGCGAGCGCCAGCCGAACGTGCGCACCACGTTCGTCCGCAACGGCAACTACTGGGGCAAGATCGAAGGCAACGTGCAGGAGGTGGTCTTCACCCCGATCGGCAACGATGCCACCCGCGTGGCCGCGCTGCTGTCGGGCGAAGTGGACGTGATGGAGCCGGTGCCGGTGCAGGACATCGACCGCATCAGCAACTCGCCGAACGCGCAGGCCATGGTCGCGCCCGAGCTGCGCACCATCTTCCTGGGCATGGACCAGAAGCGCGACGAACTGCTCTACTCCAGCGTGAAGGGCAAGAACCCGTTCAAGGACAAGCGCGTTCGCCAGGCCTTCTACCAGGCCATCGACATCGAAGGCATCAAGCGCACCGTGATGCGCAACGTGTCGCTGCCCACCGGCCTGATGATCGGCCCGGGCATCAACGGCTTCACGCAGGAGCAGAACAAGCGCCTGCCGTACGACCCGGATGGCGCGAAGAAGCTGCTGGCCGACGCGGGCTACCCGAACGGCTTCGAGGTGACGATGAACTGCCCGAACGACCGATACGTCAACGACGCGCGGATCTGCCAGACGGTGGCGGCCAACCTCTCTCGCATCGGCGTCAAGATCAACCTGGCCGCCGAGACCAAGGGCACGTACTTCCCGAAGATCCTGCGGCGCGACACCAGCTTCTACCTGCTGGGCTGGACGCCCAGCACCTATGACGCGCACAACGCGATGAATTCGGTGATGTCATGCCCGGACGACAAGGGCGCCGGCCAGTTCAACCTGGGCAGCTACTGCAACCCGGAGTTCGACAAGCTCACCCGCGCGGTGCAGTCCGAGACGGACAAGGCCAAGCGCATGGCGATGATCAAGCAGGCCTTCGACATCCACGCCAACGACATCGGGCACCTGCCGCTGCACCAGCAATCGCTGGCCTGGGGCGTGAGCAAGAAGGTCAAGGTGGTCCAGCGCGGCGACAACTACCTGGACTTCAAGTGGATCAACGTCAACAACACCAACGGCCGCTAA
- a CDS encoding ABC transporter permease has translation MFAFILRRLMQAVVVMVAVAFIAFLLFQYVGDPVVFLLGQDATPEQIRELRSALGLDKPFFVQFWHFLLNAVQGEFGLSLRQGAKVSRLIAERFPATLELALIAAFLALLIGIPMGVYSALRRGTVLSQVFMTISLLGVSLPTFLIGILLILVFAVTLGWFPSFGRGPTMQVGWWSSGLLTPKGWHHIVLPAVTLAIFQLTLIMRLVRAEMLEVLRTDYIKFARARGLSNRAIHFGHALKNTLVPVMTITGLQLGGLIAFAIITETVFQWPGMGLLFIQAVTFADIPVMAAYLCLIALIFVVINLVVDLLYFAVDPRLRIGGAKGH, from the coding sequence ATGTTTGCCTTCATCCTCCGTCGCCTCATGCAGGCCGTGGTGGTCATGGTCGCCGTGGCCTTCATCGCCTTCCTGCTGTTCCAGTACGTGGGCGACCCCGTCGTCTTCCTGCTCGGACAGGACGCCACGCCGGAGCAGATCCGCGAGCTGCGCTCCGCGCTCGGACTGGACAAACCCTTCTTCGTCCAGTTCTGGCACTTCCTGCTCAATGCGGTCCAAGGCGAGTTCGGCCTGAGCCTGCGCCAGGGCGCCAAGGTCTCGCGGCTGATTGCCGAGCGCTTCCCCGCGACGCTGGAGCTCGCATTGATCGCCGCGTTCCTCGCGCTGCTGATCGGCATCCCGATGGGCGTGTATTCGGCGCTGCGCCGCGGCACGGTCCTCAGCCAGGTGTTCATGACGATCTCGCTGCTGGGCGTCTCGCTGCCCACGTTCCTGATCGGCATCCTGCTGATCCTGGTCTTCGCCGTCACGCTGGGCTGGTTCCCGAGCTTCGGCCGCGGCCCGACGATGCAGGTCGGCTGGTGGTCCTCGGGCCTGCTCACGCCCAAGGGCTGGCACCACATCGTGCTGCCGGCGGTGACGCTGGCGATCTTCCAGCTGACGCTGATCATGCGGCTGGTGCGCGCCGAGATGCTCGAGGTGCTGCGCACCGACTACATCAAGTTCGCGCGTGCCCGCGGGCTTTCCAACCGTGCCATCCATTTCGGCCATGCGCTGAAAAACACGCTGGTTCCGGTGATGACCATCACCGGCCTGCAGCTCGGCGGCCTGATCGCGTTCGCCATCATCACGGAGACCGTCTTCCAGTGGCCCGGCATGGGGCTGCTGTTCATCCAGGCCGTGACGTTCGCGGACATCCCGGTGATGGCCGCCTACCTGTGCCTCATCGCGCTGATCTTCGTGGTGATCAACCTGGTGGTGGACCTGCTGTACTTCGCCGTCGATCCGCGCCTGCGCATCGGCGGCGCCAAGGGGCACTGA
- a CDS encoding ABC transporter substrate-binding protein yields the protein MKIKYALLCAAAAAAVAATPAVQAKTFRWASAGEISTWDIHSQNNALQNGIHAAVYESLVYYNSRNFKLEPVLATSWNQVTPTQLRVNLRQNVKFHDGTPFTADDAVYSLQRGMMKTSNFTPYTAGIDRVVKVNNNTIDIFTKNPNPVLLNQLTELRMMSKAWAEKNNSVEPKDIRNVNQETYANRNAMGTGPFMLKQWVPDQRMVFERNPNWWGKLEGNLTEIVYTPIKSEATRVAALLSGEIDLLLDPSPQDLGRLRNNANLKVIDGVESRTIFFGLDTFREELPGSSVKGKNPLKDQRVRKALAQSIDIDSLMRVTMRGLGQATGTLIAPQVNGWTEELHKRAPYDLEGAKKLLAEAGYPQGFEVDFACPNNRYINDEEICQAVTAMWSRIGVKAKLRTLPLVTYFPMIQRYEASIYMLGWGVPTFDAMYSLQSLVRSVGTDGDGNYNVGRYSNPKIDAVIDRAKVETDTLVRNRRLVEALQMSKEDVSHIPLHNQVIPWAMKKNIEVVHRPDNRLDWRLIQVN from the coding sequence ATGAAGATCAAGTACGCACTTCTGTGCGCCGCCGCGGCGGCCGCCGTGGCCGCCACCCCGGCCGTGCAAGCGAAGACGTTCCGCTGGGCGAGCGCTGGCGAGATCTCCACCTGGGACATCCATTCCCAGAATAACGCGCTGCAGAACGGCATCCACGCCGCGGTGTACGAGTCGCTGGTCTACTACAACAGCCGCAACTTCAAGCTCGAGCCCGTGCTGGCCACCTCCTGGAACCAGGTGACGCCCACGCAGCTGCGGGTCAACCTGCGCCAGAACGTCAAGTTCCACGACGGCACGCCGTTCACCGCCGACGACGCCGTGTACTCGCTGCAGCGCGGGATGATGAAGACGTCGAACTTCACGCCCTACACCGCAGGCATCGACCGCGTGGTGAAGGTCAACAACAACACGATCGACATCTTCACCAAGAACCCCAACCCCGTGCTGCTCAACCAGCTGACCGAGCTGCGCATGATGAGCAAGGCCTGGGCGGAGAAGAACAACTCGGTCGAGCCCAAGGACATCCGCAACGTCAACCAGGAGACGTACGCCAACCGCAATGCGATGGGCACGGGCCCGTTCATGCTCAAGCAGTGGGTGCCCGACCAGCGCATGGTGTTCGAGCGCAACCCGAACTGGTGGGGCAAGCTCGAAGGCAACCTGACCGAGATCGTCTACACCCCGATCAAGTCCGAAGCCACCCGCGTCGCGGCGCTGCTGTCCGGCGAGATCGACCTTCTGCTCGACCCGAGCCCGCAGGACCTCGGCCGCCTTCGCAACAACGCGAACCTCAAGGTGATCGACGGCGTCGAGAGCCGCACCATCTTCTTCGGCCTGGACACCTTCCGCGAAGAGCTGCCCGGCTCCAGCGTGAAGGGCAAGAACCCGCTGAAGGACCAGCGTGTGCGCAAGGCGCTGGCGCAGTCGATCGACATCGACAGCCTGATGCGCGTGACGATGCGCGGCCTGGGCCAGGCCACCGGCACGCTCATCGCGCCGCAGGTGAACGGCTGGACGGAGGAGCTGCACAAGCGCGCTCCGTACGACCTCGAAGGCGCCAAGAAGCTGCTGGCGGAGGCCGGCTATCCGCAGGGTTTCGAGGTCGACTTCGCCTGTCCGAACAACCGCTACATCAACGACGAGGAAATCTGCCAGGCCGTCACTGCGATGTGGTCGCGCATCGGCGTAAAGGCCAAGCTGCGCACCCTGCCGCTGGTGACCTACTTCCCGATGATCCAGCGCTACGAAGCCAGCATCTACATGCTGGGCTGGGGCGTGCCGACCTTCGACGCGATGTACAGCCTGCAGTCGCTGGTGCGTTCCGTCGGCACCGACGGCGACGGCAACTACAACGTGGGCCGCTACAGCAACCCCAAGATCGATGCCGTGATCGACCGCGCGAAGGTTGAGACCGACACGCTGGTGCGCAATCGCCGTCTCGTCGAGGCGCTGCAGATGAGCAAGGAAGACGTGTCGCACATCCCGCTGCACAACCAGGTCATCCCGTGGGCGATGAAGAAGAACATCGAGGTGGTCCACCGTCCGGACAACCGCCTCGACTGGCGCCTGATCCAGGTCAACTGA
- a CDS encoding ABC transporter ATP-binding protein, with amino-acid sequence MSGTATAAGTAPLVQARDLAKTFDVSAPWLNRVIERKPRQLLHAVDGVSFDIEKGQTLALVGESGCGKSTVARLLVGLYEPTRGDLVFDGIEAHKVFKTGEARKLRRRIQMIFQDPYASLNPRWRVEDIVAEPLKEHGIVSDAAQLKDRVGQLLKSVGLSPLDMVKYPHQFSGGQRQRISIARALATEPEFLVCDEPTSALDVSVQAQVLNIMKDLQRKQGLTYLFISHNLAVVRHVSDQVGVMYLGRLVELAGKHQLFGNPRHPYTRMLLDAIPKMHDTGRARTPVQGEVPNPLNPPTGCAFNPRCPHANERCRVERPALLTIGGIRVACHAVEEGRI; translated from the coding sequence ATGTCCGGGACCGCCACCGCCGCGGGAACGGCGCCCTTGGTCCAGGCGCGCGATCTCGCCAAGACTTTCGACGTCTCGGCGCCCTGGCTCAACCGCGTCATCGAACGCAAGCCGCGCCAGCTGCTGCACGCGGTCGACGGCGTGAGCTTCGACATCGAGAAGGGCCAGACGCTCGCGCTGGTGGGCGAATCCGGTTGCGGCAAGAGCACCGTAGCGCGGCTGCTCGTGGGCCTGTACGAGCCCACGCGCGGGGACCTCGTCTTCGACGGCATCGAGGCGCACAAGGTCTTCAAGACCGGCGAGGCCCGCAAGCTGCGGCGCCGGATCCAGATGATCTTCCAGGACCCGTACGCCAGCCTCAATCCGCGCTGGAGGGTGGAAGACATCGTCGCCGAGCCGCTCAAGGAGCACGGAATCGTCAGCGATGCCGCGCAGCTGAAGGACCGGGTCGGCCAGCTGCTCAAGAGCGTCGGCCTGTCGCCGCTGGACATGGTGAAGTACCCGCACCAGTTCTCGGGCGGCCAGCGCCAGCGCATCTCGATCGCTCGCGCGCTGGCCACCGAGCCGGAGTTCCTGGTGTGTGATGAGCCCACCAGCGCGCTGGACGTGTCGGTGCAGGCCCAGGTGCTCAACATCATGAAGGACCTGCAGCGCAAGCAGGGCCTGACGTACCTGTTCATCTCGCACAACCTTGCGGTCGTGCGCCACGTCTCCGACCAGGTCGGCGTCATGTACCTCGGCCGGCTGGTCGAACTGGCCGGCAAGCACCAGCTGTTCGGCAATCCGCGCCATCCGTACACGCGCATGCTGCTGGACGCGATCCCGAAGATGCACGACACGGGCCGCGCACGCACACCGGTGCAGGGCGAGGTGCCCAATCCGCTGAATCCGCCCACGGGTTGCGCCTTCAATCCGCGCTGCCCGCATGCCAACGAGCGCTGCCGCGTCGAGCGGCCCGCGCTGCTGACGATCGGCGGCATCAGGGTGGCGTGCCATGCGGTGGAGGAAGGGCGCATCTAG
- a CDS encoding ABC transporter permease yields the protein MRQTLARWFDSDVGYSFRKSPVAIAAATIALICVLCAAFAEWVAPHNPFDLTTLVLSDARLPPAWETEGSSKYLLGTDDQGRDILSVLMYGARISLVVGLVSVVLSMVIGVALGLLAGFKGGWIDGFLMRLCDVMLSFPAILVALLIAGVGRAMFPNAHDTVAFGVLIVSITLTGWVQYARTVRGSTLVERNKEYVQAARVTGVAPLRIMARHVLPNVMGPVLVLATIHVATAIITEATLSFLGVGVPPTSPSLGTLIRVGNDYLFSGEWWITIFPGLMLILIALSVNLLGDWLRDALNPRLQ from the coding sequence ATGAGACAGACGCTCGCCCGGTGGTTCGACAGCGATGTCGGCTACAGCTTCCGCAAGTCGCCGGTGGCCATTGCCGCAGCCACCATCGCCCTCATCTGCGTGTTGTGCGCCGCTTTCGCGGAATGGGTCGCGCCGCACAACCCGTTCGACCTCACCACCCTGGTGCTGTCCGACGCGCGCCTGCCACCCGCCTGGGAGACGGAGGGCAGCAGCAAGTACCTGCTGGGCACCGACGACCAGGGCCGCGACATCCTCTCGGTGCTCATGTACGGCGCGCGCATCTCGCTGGTCGTCGGACTCGTGTCGGTGGTGCTGTCGATGGTGATCGGCGTGGCGCTCGGGCTGCTGGCGGGATTCAAGGGTGGATGGATCGACGGTTTCCTGATGCGCCTGTGCGACGTCATGCTCAGCTTCCCGGCGATCCTGGTGGCGCTGCTCATCGCCGGCGTCGGCCGCGCGATGTTCCCCAACGCGCACGACACGGTGGCGTTCGGCGTGCTGATCGTGTCCATCACGCTCACCGGCTGGGTGCAGTACGCGCGCACAGTGCGCGGCTCCACGCTGGTGGAGCGCAACAAGGAATACGTGCAGGCCGCCCGCGTCACCGGCGTGGCGCCGCTTCGCATCATGGCGCGCCATGTGCTGCCGAACGTGATGGGCCCGGTGCTGGTGCTGGCCACCATCCACGTCGCGACGGCCATCATTACCGAAGCCACGCTGTCCTTCCTGGGCGTCGGCGTGCCGCCGACCTCGCCATCGCTCGGCACGCTGATCCGCGTGGGCAACGATTACCTGTTCTCAGGCGAGTGGTGGATCACCATCTTCCCCGGCCTGATGCTCATCCTGATCGCCTTGTCGGTGAACCTGCTGGGCGACTGGCTGCGCGACGCGCTCAACCCGCGCCTGCAGTGA
- a CDS encoding porin, translated as MKKSLVALAVLAAAGAASAQSSVTLFGIVDATLQIGRGSITDRMQLTHSGYNSSRLGFRGTEDLGGGMSASFWLEAGMENDNGQGQATNINNQVSGTGTAAAFTAGGGNGRQGLTFNRRSTVSLAGGWGEVRLGRDYSPQFWNLTTFDPFGTNGVGTTQTLVGSLGGPTNVRASNSIGYFLPGNLGGFYGQVQLYLGENAEDGGAAEDDGRGVGLRLGYAAGPLNVAFAIARTDFASAAAGATGVGTGEITTVNLGGQWDFGFAKLMAHYNRDTVDFLGGEVDSDGFLVGALVPVGAGEIRVSYSQTELDALAEPRTRKLALGYVHNLSKRTALYTTVARVRNNGGAAVALGGSTTAANTNSTGFDFGVRHSF; from the coding sequence ATGAAGAAATCTCTAGTTGCCTTGGCTGTGCTGGCCGCCGCCGGCGCCGCCTCCGCCCAGTCGTCGGTCACGCTGTTCGGTATCGTCGACGCGACCCTGCAGATCGGCCGCGGCTCGATCACCGATCGTATGCAACTGACCCACTCGGGCTACAACAGCTCGCGTCTGGGCTTCCGTGGCACGGAAGACCTGGGCGGCGGCATGTCCGCCTCCTTCTGGCTGGAAGCCGGCATGGAGAACGACAACGGCCAGGGCCAAGCCACCAACATCAACAACCAGGTTTCCGGCACGGGCACCGCTGCGGCGTTCACCGCCGGCGGTGGCAACGGCCGTCAAGGTCTGACCTTCAACCGCCGCTCCACGGTCAGCCTCGCCGGCGGCTGGGGTGAAGTGCGCCTGGGCCGTGACTACAGCCCGCAATTCTGGAACCTGACCACGTTCGATCCGTTCGGCACGAACGGTGTCGGCACCACGCAGACTCTGGTCGGCTCGCTGGGTGGCCCGACGAACGTCCGCGCTTCCAACAGCATCGGCTACTTCCTCCCGGGCAACCTGGGCGGCTTCTACGGCCAGGTCCAGCTGTACCTGGGTGAGAACGCCGAAGACGGCGGCGCCGCTGAAGATGATGGCCGCGGTGTTGGCCTGCGCCTGGGTTACGCCGCTGGCCCGCTGAACGTTGCCTTCGCGATCGCCCGCACCGACTTCGCCTCCGCGGCCGCTGGCGCCACGGGTGTCGGCACCGGTGAGATCACCACCGTCAACCTCGGTGGCCAGTGGGACTTCGGTTTCGCCAAGCTGATGGCGCACTACAACCGTGACACCGTGGACTTCCTGGGTGGCGAAGTGGATAGCGACGGCTTCCTGGTCGGCGCCCTGGTGCCGGTCGGCGCCGGTGAGATCCGCGTGTCCTACTCGCAGACCGAGCTGGACGCCCTGGCCGAGCCCCGTACCCGCAAGCTGGCCCTGGGCTACGTGCACAACCTGTCCAAGCGCACCGCCCTGTACACCACGGTGGCCCGCGTGCGCAACAACGGCGGCGCCGCGGTTGCCCTGGGTGGTTCGACCACCGCTGCGAACACGAACTCCACCGGCTTCGACTTCGGCGTTCGCCACAGCTTCTAA
- a CDS encoding M20 aminoacylase family protein, with amino-acid sequence MLTSIPSARLKANGRAFAHITQYHPELTAFRRDLHAHPEIGFEEVYTSGRVQEALRLCGVDEIHAGLGKTGVVGVIKGRSTGSARMVGLRADMDGLTMSESNEFAWKSTRHGMMHGCGHDGHTAMLVGAARYLAETRNFDGTAVVIFQPGEEGFAGAKAMIEDGLFDRFPVEAVYGMHNWPGLRPGTIGLSPGPMMAAADKVTIEITGKGGHGAHAYLAVDPVLVAAHIITAVQSIVSRNVRPVDGAVISLCAMQAGDVHAMSVIPGKATLVGTVRTFTPDVQDLVERRLTELASAVALGFGATASVHYERVYPATTNTTREALFAADVAEALVGADHVVRDLEPSMGAEDFSFMLQVKPGAYMRIGQGGEGSCMLHNSRYDFNDEILPLGSALHASLIEQSLPLMAG; translated from the coding sequence ATGCTCACCTCCATTCCGTCCGCGCGGCTGAAGGCCAACGGCCGCGCCTTCGCGCACATCACGCAGTACCACCCGGAGCTCACCGCGTTCCGCCGCGACCTGCACGCGCATCCCGAGATCGGTTTCGAGGAGGTCTACACCTCCGGCCGGGTGCAGGAGGCGCTGCGCCTTTGCGGCGTCGACGAGATCCACGCCGGACTGGGCAAGACGGGCGTGGTCGGCGTCATCAAGGGCCGCAGCACCGGCAGCGCCCGCATGGTCGGCCTGCGCGCGGACATGGACGGGCTCACGATGTCCGAGAGCAATGAGTTCGCCTGGAAGTCCACCCGCCACGGAATGATGCACGGCTGCGGCCACGACGGGCACACGGCCATGCTGGTGGGCGCCGCGCGCTACCTCGCGGAGACGCGCAACTTCGACGGCACCGCCGTCGTCATCTTCCAGCCGGGCGAAGAGGGCTTTGCGGGCGCCAAAGCCATGATCGAGGACGGGCTGTTCGACCGGTTCCCGGTGGAGGCGGTCTACGGCATGCACAACTGGCCGGGGCTGCGCCCGGGAACCATCGGCCTCAGCCCGGGCCCGATGATGGCGGCCGCCGACAAAGTCACCATCGAAATCACCGGCAAGGGCGGCCACGGCGCGCACGCGTACCTCGCCGTCGATCCCGTCCTGGTCGCGGCCCACATCATCACGGCCGTGCAGAGCATCGTCTCGCGCAACGTGCGGCCGGTGGATGGCGCGGTGATCAGCCTGTGCGCCATGCAGGCCGGGGACGTGCACGCGATGAGCGTCATTCCGGGCAAGGCCACCCTGGTCGGCACCGTCCGCACCTTTACTCCGGATGTGCAGGACCTGGTCGAGCGCCGCCTGACCGAGCTGGCCAGCGCCGTCGCGCTGGGCTTCGGCGCCACGGCGTCGGTCCACTACGAGCGCGTCTATCCCGCCACCACCAACACCACGCGCGAGGCGCTGTTCGCGGCCGACGTGGCCGAGGCGCTGGTGGGCGCCGACCACGTGGTGCGCGACCTCGAGCCGAGCATGGGCGCCGAGGACTTCTCCTTCATGCTGCAGGTCAAGCCCGGCGCGTACATGCGCATCGGCCAGGGCGGCGAAGGCAGCTGCATGCTGCACAACAGCCGCTACGACTTCAACGACGAGATCCTGCCGCTCGGCTCGGCGCTGCACGCCAGCCTGATCGAGCAGTCCCTGCCCCTCATGGCGGGCTGA